The Deinococcus deserti VCD115 region CCTGGCCCAGATCCGGCGTTCAGAAATCGGCGAGTTCGGTGGCCAGGTCGTTGGCCGGCACATCGACGTACGCTTGGGTGGTATTCACGTTGGCATGACCCAGATGGTGTGCCACACGAACAAAATTCCGCGTCCGTCGGTACAATAAGGTGCCGTTGTATTTCCGAAACGCATGAAAGCCCGCCCAGGGGAGACCTCCTGTTCCATCAGGCGCCGCAGGTGGTAGGCCGCACCGGACCGGTGAGCAAAGGTGAACAGGCAATCCCCCTTGCCCTGGCCAGCATGTGCCTGAAGGACGTCAAGCAGACTGCCAGAGATGCCGACGATGCGGCGCTTGCACCCTTTGCCCTGGACAGTCAGGCGGCTGGCGAGGTCCACCTGGCTCCAGGTGAGCGTCAGCGCTTCCTCGATGCGTAGCCCTGCATGGGCTATCAGAAGGATCAGGACCCGCAGGTCAGTGCGCTGCTCCCGTTCCGCGGAGGCCAGCGCCCGGTGCACCACCGTCTCGCGATGCGGAGGCCGCCGGGTGATCGCATCAGTCCGGTCCCGGGGTTGCGGCACATCCTCAAAGGGATGGGCTGTGGTGACTTCTGCCAAACGCAGCGCCGCGTACAGGGCGTTGGCGGCCGCCACCCGGGAGCGGCCCTTCTGACCGGGCAGCGCTGATGCTCCGGCAAGGTCACAGCACTGAAGTCAGGCTGAGCTCACCCCAACGTTGTAAAGGTCCATGGTCGCTACTCCACTACTTTTTCTGTTTAGGCTTGTCGGCTGCGTTTGCAAGAGCAGAGGCCGCTACGCTTTTGACCTTTGCCGCGCTTTTCGGGTTGCTCAGCAGTTCGCTCGCTTTCTTCGCGACCCTAGGCGAAGTCGTTCCCGTTTTTTTCTTCGTCATGACATAGGTTAGCTCCTACACCCTGTGCAGCATTGGATCAATCAACATGGGTTAATTTTTCTGGTTCCACAAACGGTGCCACAGCGCCAAGGCCGACCAATGCTTTCAGTGAAGGCTTCAACACCCCAAACATCCATGAAGCTGGAGGGATTTTCCGCAACAACATGGACCACTACCATGCAGGAGGAACTCTCCAGGCCTGCACTGAACACAGTGTGCCTTGGGAGACCACCTGGAACGATCTCGTTCCCGGGAGATGAGGAGTGAAGTATGCCTGCAGGAAAAGTGAAATGGTTTAACGCGGA contains the following coding sequences:
- a CDS encoding tyrosine-type recombinase/integrase, which translates into the protein MAAANALYAALRLAEVTTAHPFEDVPQPRDRTDAITRRPPHRETVVHRALASAEREQRTDLRVLILLIAHAGLRIEEALTLTWSQVDLASRLTVQGKGCKRRIVGISGSLLDVLQAHAGQGKGDCLFTFAHRSGAAYHLRRLMEQEVSPGRAFMRFGNTTAPYCTDGRGILFVWHTIWVMPT